Proteins encoded together in one Marinithermus hydrothermalis DSM 14884 window:
- a CDS encoding EthD family reductase translates to MVKLVALYKKPEDVEAFLKHYREVHTPLVKKTPGLERLEVSMIKADAFGGEPPYFMMAEMYYRDWETFNAAMKSEENKAAGKDLMSFAKGLVTLLVAEVEE, encoded by the coding sequence GTGGTTAAGTTGGTCGCACTCTACAAGAAACCGGAAGACGTCGAAGCGTTCCTCAAGCACTACCGCGAGGTACACACCCCCCTGGTGAAGAAGACCCCGGGCCTCGAGCGGCTCGAGGTCAGCATGATCAAGGCGGACGCCTTCGGGGGCGAGCCCCCGTACTTCATGATGGCGGAGATGTACTACCGCGACTGGGAGACCTTCAACGCGGCGATGAAGTCCGAGGAGAACAAGGCCGCGGGCAAGGACCTCATGAGCTTCGCCAAGGGGCTCGTCACCCTGTTGGTCGCCGAGGTCGAGGAGTAA
- a CDS encoding NUDIX hydrolase, producing the protein MRVRRSAHALIVREGKLLVVREAMGYWSLPGGGARPGEPLLAALEREVWEETGCRVVHPSLLALVEHPMFPNTPHAAWVLSARFEAGLVGEPVPGPDVQKLAWVPLETAAAWLSQGHPHPEVWAQVAAYARGEGRGYFGPAARTS; encoded by the coding sequence TTGCGGGTCCGGCGGAGCGCCCACGCGCTCATCGTTCGTGAGGGGAAGCTGCTCGTGGTGCGGGAAGCCATGGGGTACTGGAGCCTGCCGGGCGGCGGGGCGCGGCCCGGCGAACCCCTCCTCGCGGCGCTCGAGCGCGAAGTATGGGAGGAGACGGGGTGCCGCGTGGTGCACCCTAGCCTCCTTGCCCTCGTGGAGCACCCCATGTTCCCGAACACCCCGCACGCCGCGTGGGTGCTCTCCGCCCGCTTCGAGGCCGGGCTCGTGGGCGAGCCGGTCCCGGGCCCGGACGTTCAGAAGCTCGCCTGGGTTCCGCTCGAGACGGCCGCCGCGTGGCTCAGCCAAGGCCATCCGCACCCCGAGGTGTGGGCGCAGGTCGCGGCGTACGCGCGCGGGGAGGGGCGCGGGTACTTCGGCCCGGCGGCCCGGACCTCATGA
- a CDS encoding enoyl-CoA hydratase-related protein, whose amino-acid sequence MYENLIVETLEGGVGLIRIHRPKRLNALNQATMDEIVRAVRAFEADDAVRAIVLTGDERAFAAGADVTEMDGANVPEMLSGYRFEQWETLRRTTKPLIAAVSGFALGGGLELAMLCDIIVASETARLGQPEINLGIMPGAGGTQRLTRQVGKYLAMEMVLTGRMLTAEEAYRHGLVNRVVPVEFYLEEAIQIAREIAKKAPVAVRLAKDAILKAEDTPLEVGLAYERHNFYLLFGTEDKQEGIRAFLEKRKPEWKGR is encoded by the coding sequence ATGTACGAGAACCTCATCGTGGAGACGCTCGAGGGCGGCGTGGGGCTCATTCGCATCCACCGGCCCAAGCGCCTCAACGCCCTGAACCAGGCCACCATGGACGAGATCGTCCGCGCAGTACGCGCGTTTGAAGCGGATGACGCGGTGCGCGCGATCGTCCTCACGGGGGACGAGCGGGCGTTCGCCGCGGGCGCGGACGTCACCGAGATGGACGGCGCGAACGTGCCGGAGATGCTCTCCGGGTACCGCTTCGAGCAGTGGGAGACCCTCCGGCGCACCACGAAACCCTTGATCGCCGCGGTCTCGGGGTTCGCGCTCGGGGGCGGGCTCGAGCTCGCGATGCTGTGCGACATCATCGTAGCCTCGGAGACCGCGCGGCTCGGCCAGCCCGAGATCAACCTCGGGATCATGCCGGGGGCGGGCGGCACGCAACGGCTCACGCGGCAGGTGGGCAAGTACCTCGCGATGGAGATGGTCCTCACGGGGCGCATGCTCACCGCGGAGGAGGCGTACCGTCACGGCCTGGTGAACCGGGTCGTCCCGGTCGAGTTCTACCTGGAGGAAGCCATCCAGATCGCGCGGGAGATCGCGAAGAAAGCCCCGGTGGCGGTGCGCCTGGCCAAGGACGCGATCCTCAAGGCAGAGGACACGCCGCTCGAGGTGGGCCTCGCGTACGAGCGCCACAACTTCTACCTGCTCTTCGGCACCGAGGACAAGCAAGAAGGGATCCGCGCTTTCCTCGAGAAGCGCAAGCCCGAATGGAAAGGGAGGTAG
- a CDS encoding aldehyde dehydrogenase family protein — MLNETKAFLDRPKKLYIGGEWVDGEGTFPTHNPATGEVLAEVPYGGQAAVHQAVEAARAAFPGWSQLPPLERSRWLNRIADAIEAHADELAEIETLDNGKPIRESRRGDIPLAAMHFRYYAGLAPTVGGRTVPVSAPGVFNYTLREPVGVVGAIVPWNFPLLIATWKLAPALAAGCTVVLKPAEETPLTALRLAEILEEIGFPKGVVNVVTGDGQTGAKLVQHPGVDKITFTGSTEVGKIIMREAADRIARVSLELGGKSANIVFEDADLDAAVKGAGIGIFYNQGQLCTAGSRILVQKSVLEPFLERFKARAAKVKLGPGLEKDTTMGPLVSAEHRQRVLSYVEAGKAEGGELLLGGTPRDPGYFLEPTLFLATRTDHKIVQEEIFGPVAAIIPFEDEEEAVRIANDTRYGLAGGVWTRDVARAHRVAKQIRTGTIWVNSYNLFDPASPFGGYKESGFGREMGEEALELYTEVKSVWVNLR; from the coding sequence ATGCTAAACGAGACGAAAGCCTTCTTGGACCGGCCTAAGAAGCTCTACATTGGCGGCGAGTGGGTGGACGGCGAGGGCACCTTCCCCACCCATAACCCCGCGACCGGGGAGGTGCTGGCCGAGGTCCCGTACGGCGGTCAGGCCGCAGTGCACCAGGCGGTCGAGGCCGCGCGCGCGGCCTTCCCGGGCTGGAGCCAGCTCCCACCCCTCGAGCGCAGCCGGTGGCTGAACCGGATCGCCGACGCGATCGAGGCGCACGCGGACGAGCTCGCGGAGATCGAAACCCTGGATAACGGCAAGCCCATCCGCGAGTCCCGGCGGGGGGATATTCCCCTCGCGGCGATGCATTTCAGGTACTACGCGGGCCTCGCCCCCACCGTAGGCGGACGGACCGTGCCGGTGAGCGCGCCCGGCGTGTTCAACTACACGCTGCGCGAACCGGTGGGCGTGGTGGGCGCGATCGTCCCCTGGAACTTCCCCCTGCTCATCGCGACCTGGAAGCTCGCCCCCGCCCTCGCCGCGGGGTGCACGGTGGTCCTCAAGCCCGCCGAGGAGACGCCCCTCACCGCGCTGCGCCTCGCGGAGATCCTCGAGGAAATCGGGTTCCCCAAGGGCGTGGTCAACGTCGTGACCGGGGACGGCCAGACCGGCGCGAAGCTCGTCCAGCACCCCGGGGTGGACAAGATCACCTTCACCGGCAGCACCGAGGTCGGCAAGATCATCATGCGCGAGGCCGCGGACCGCATCGCGCGGGTCTCCCTCGAGCTCGGCGGCAAGTCCGCGAACATCGTGTTCGAGGACGCGGACCTCGACGCGGCCGTGAAAGGCGCGGGGATCGGGATCTTCTACAATCAAGGCCAGCTCTGCACCGCGGGGAGCCGCATCCTGGTGCAAAAAAGCGTCCTCGAGCCGTTCCTCGAACGATTCAAGGCACGCGCCGCGAAGGTCAAGCTCGGGCCCGGCCTTGAAAAAGACACCACGATGGGCCCCCTGGTGAGCGCCGAGCACCGCCAACGCGTCCTCTCGTACGTGGAGGCCGGCAAGGCCGAGGGCGGCGAGCTCCTCTTGGGCGGCACCCCCCGCGACCCCGGGTACTTCCTCGAGCCCACCCTCTTCCTCGCAACCCGCACGGACCACAAGATCGTGCAGGAGGAGATCTTCGGTCCGGTCGCGGCGATCATCCCGTTTGAGGACGAGGAGGAGGCCGTCCGGATCGCGAACGATACCCGTTACGGCCTCGCCGGGGGGGTCTGGACACGCGACGTGGCCCGCGCGCACCGGGTCGCGAAACAGATCCGCACCGGCACAATCTGGGTCAACAGCTACAACCTGTTCGACCCGGCCTCGCCGTTCGGGGGGTACAAGGAGTCCGGGTTCGGCCGCGAGATGGGTGAGGAAGCCCTCGAGCTCTACACCGAAGTTAAGTCGGTGTGGGTGAACCTGCGCTAG
- a CDS encoding enoyl-CoA hydratase, translating to MLQQALENGVLTLTLNRPESLNAFTSELLDALADALKEAGKNEAVRAVVITGAGRGFSAGQDLKEFQGREPAFRQHLRHYNRVIERIATLDKPVIAAVNGVAAGAGLSLALACDLRVASSAAVFITAFSRIALVPDSGMTYTLPRIVGYAKAYELLTLSPKLSAEEALALGLVNRVFPEAAFAEKARAFAEEIAQGPTKSYALIKRLLKKSAAATLEEVLEYEAYMQELTGRSEDHKEGVQAFLEKRAPEFKGR from the coding sequence ATGCTGCAGCAAGCCTTGGAGAACGGGGTGCTCACCCTGACCCTGAACCGGCCCGAGTCCCTGAACGCCTTCACGAGCGAGCTGCTCGACGCGCTGGCCGACGCGCTTAAGGAAGCCGGAAAGAACGAGGCGGTGCGCGCCGTGGTGATCACCGGGGCCGGGCGGGGCTTCTCGGCGGGGCAGGACCTCAAGGAGTTCCAGGGGCGCGAGCCCGCGTTCCGGCAACACCTCCGGCACTACAACCGGGTGATCGAACGCATCGCGACCCTGGATAAACCGGTGATCGCCGCGGTGAACGGCGTCGCGGCCGGGGCGGGCCTGTCCCTCGCGCTGGCCTGCGACCTGCGCGTGGCCTCCAGCGCGGCCGTGTTCATCACGGCGTTTAGCCGGATCGCGCTGGTGCCTGACTCGGGCATGACGTACACCCTGCCGCGAATCGTGGGGTACGCGAAGGCCTACGAGCTCCTCACCCTCTCCCCCAAACTCTCCGCGGAGGAGGCCCTGGCCCTGGGCCTCGTCAACCGGGTCTTCCCCGAGGCGGCGTTCGCCGAAAAGGCCCGGGCGTTCGCGGAGGAGATCGCCCAGGGTCCCACCAAGAGCTACGCCCTCATCAAACGCCTCCTCAAGAAAAGCGCCGCAGCCACGCTGGAGGAGGTCCTCGAGTACGAGGCGTACATGCAGGAACTGACCGGGCGGAGCGAGGATCATAAGGAGGGCGTGCAGGCCTTCCTGGAAAAACGCGCGCCGGAGTTCAAGGGACGCTAG
- a CDS encoding S1C family serine protease, with protein MNYLRFTRTIWLALFALLLSAQAQPPLRDLAAVYESAQAAAVRIETRPFGIGSGFFIAPSGLVMTAYHVVQGAGSFEVITSEGARFAAELVGFDEFLDLAVLRAEVEPPVPFLRIARRTPTPGDLLIAIGNSRGDFNAVHTGEVIRFSKSLSAFLPTGMLSSTLNLAPGDSGGPWLNAEGQVVGVTIAISHDESGFASHATPVAARQELVQNLIAGLKREVPFLGIRYFELSPEAVADLGFGRPGAILIIEVLPGSGAEAAGLKNPEFTEVLTPTGPQQRIVQADLLIAIDGVPLQGAEQLVRHLRSRKVGDTVRLTIQRGDAILEVEAKLGTRSSVLNTQ; from the coding sequence ATGAATTACCTCAGATTCACCCGGACGATTTGGCTCGCGCTGTTCGCCCTGCTCCTGAGCGCGCAGGCCCAGCCGCCCCTCAGGGACCTCGCCGCGGTCTACGAGAGCGCGCAGGCCGCGGCCGTGCGCATCGAGACCCGACCCTTCGGGATCGGGTCGGGATTCTTCATCGCGCCGAGCGGTCTCGTCATGACCGCGTACCACGTGGTTCAAGGCGCGGGATCCTTCGAGGTCATCACCAGCGAAGGGGCGCGTTTCGCGGCGGAACTCGTCGGTTTTGATGAGTTTCTGGACCTCGCTGTGCTGCGCGCAGAGGTCGAGCCTCCCGTGCCGTTCCTGCGCATCGCTCGGCGCACCCCTACCCCCGGGGATTTGTTGATCGCGATCGGCAACTCGCGCGGCGATTTCAACGCGGTGCACACCGGCGAGGTCATCCGGTTCTCCAAGAGCCTAAGCGCCTTTCTGCCCACCGGGATGCTCTCCAGCACGCTGAACCTCGCCCCCGGGGACTCCGGAGGGCCGTGGCTCAACGCAGAGGGGCAGGTGGTAGGCGTCACCATCGCGATCAGCCACGACGAGAGCGGGTTCGCGAGCCACGCCACCCCCGTCGCCGCCCGCCAAGAACTCGTGCAGAACCTCATCGCCGGCCTAAAGCGCGAGGTGCCGTTCCTCGGCATCCGGTACTTCGAGCTCAGCCCGGAGGCGGTGGCGGACCTGGGGTTCGGTCGTCCCGGCGCGATCCTCATCATCGAGGTGCTGCCCGGCTCCGGCGCGGAAGCGGCCGGGCTGAAAAACCCGGAGTTCACGGAGGTCCTCACCCCTACCGGCCCCCAGCAGCGCATCGTGCAAGCCGACCTCCTCATCGCGATCGACGGCGTTCCCCTTCAAGGCGCGGAACAACTGGTGCGCCACCTGCGCAGCCGGAAGGTCGGGGACACGGTACGCCTCACGATCCAGCGCGGGGATGCAATCCTCGAGGTCGAGGCCAAGCTCGGCACCCGCTCGAGCGTGCTGAACACCCAGTAA